From the genome of Kwoniella dejecticola CBS 10117 chromosome 3, complete sequence:
TAGTAAGTGATCACCAAAGAAGAAATAGCACGTCGGATGGGAAGGATACAACCCAACGACCAAAAACGAAAAACAGTCGCGACTCGTCATGAGTAGAGTGGCTGGTCAAAGCGCAAAGcacaaaagcaaaagcacGACAAAGCGGAATTACGGAGTTTGAGTAGCAGATCATTCAACGTGGCGATCTCCGCTGAGGTATTTTATCGGGAGTGGCATGACTTTAGCACTTACTCTACTTGCATAGTGATTCGATATTCAGtcagtacgagtacgagtacttCACTGGTTGGTTATGCTCCTTTGTACCTTTGTACAATGATGCGTCCTGTAGATTccaagtcagatcaatcgAAGTCTTATTCATAGTGCAGTCTGACTGACATGGGTGAAGTCCACACAATATGCTATTTTGCTGATATGATGACGAGGCAACACGCATCAACTCTGAGTGCATGTTAATATATTTGAAATCGGATACTTGTATTTCATCCAAGTCACTATCAGCGCTACTTGCTAACGATCATATAACTCGATATGGGCTCAGAAGAATACAACTGCACTACACACAGCAACGACTCTCAACCGGCAAAGAGGAAATGGACCGAAGACATGTCGTGTCAAACAGATGAAACGCAAGCCAAACGCCGAGCTATCTCAACTCACTCCCAGTATGGGTCCAGCGTAGAGCATGAGATTGTAATGATGGATATTGAGCCCTCCACTGAGGTTCAAGGATGCTCACACGTCAATACAACATCCTTGCGGTGCATTACTGCCGAAAGCCAGAACTATCCCTTCGAGACACTGATCGGCAAAGGCAATAGTGGATGTGCGTCATTGGATTTTACCCCTAACTCTGACTGGGAAGAGGACTGGTCACATGTTTAGTGGCGGCCTCATAGCCATGATGAGCCCTTCACACGGAAACAAGAAACAAGGTGCCCTGATAAATAGTCAGACCGAGCGAAAAATACACTCAATACGTATTGGCGGTTGGTATTACGTACGACTTAGAATGTTATAGGTACCTTTTCTACCCGATGAAAGGCTATATATACGAATCAAAAACTGCAATGCTCTGTGTGAGGAGTGAACGACAGATGGGATTCTGCTTGGACACTCAAAGGTCTACCATGCTAATTCGCGCTCATCGGGCCTTCGGCTTCTCGAACTATCCTTTGTGATGCTGAGCCACCTCCATTGTTATCGCCTTGCAGTCTGGCATGACTGACTATAACGTCAAAGCTGCTGTCCCTTGCACTTTCGTTCTTTGAGTTCTATCTCAGCACTCGCCTgttatcttcttctggtgGCCGAGACATCACAACGAATTCATACACTGATCATTGTCGCAATCTGCAAACCGCCATGTTGACCTCTCGAGACGGCAAGACCTTACCTCACGAAATCAGCCTGCATATTCTCGATACCTTACAGCGAAGCAGAAGTCTCCAAACCCTCGCTCAGCTCCGATCCTGTTGCAAAAAGCATTATCAACTCGTCACTCCCTTTCTCATGAAACAGGTTACGGTGAACTGCCATCAACTGCAAGTACTGATGAAGCCTTACGTACTGCTAAGTCAGAATAAATTGCCATACCCTCAGATAGATGGACATGCGCagggggatgaggatgatcacgaGCACCTGAATGTGAGCATGAATGATGATCTGTGGGATGGTGTACAAAGTAAAAGAAAGAGGTTGGAATGGCATTACTCGCTTGTTCAAAAAATAACGATAATACAAGATGAGAATGCTTCACCTAAATCAAGCCATTCTCAAGACGATCAAaacatcccttctccttcctcttcgcgGATTTCAAACACATTCTCGGATTGACTGAAGGCAGACGATACTCAGGTCTTTTTCACAAGCCTGCGTATCGTCGACTTGAGGATGTATCTTGAAACCACACATCACCGGGACGAAATGGACTTTACTGTGCGACTCCTTTCTATGACTTGTCCCTCCGATATATCGCAGATGTCTATAAAGTTGCTCGAGAACAACAGATGGAATGCAGAGAAAGATCATTTCATTTTACCCAACTTCGACACTCTGTGGCCTGGTCTCGTCGTTACCGACATATTGATCTTTGAAGATGTTTTCGATCAAGTACCATCCGTACGAACCGCCAATAACAAGTCGCCGATTATGACGCTACGCAAACATATCTGTACATCGAAATGCCAAGCTCAAGAGGGAAATAGACGAAGCAACgagaacgaagacgagaacgaggagtTATCCGAAAATATAATTATGAACACTGATTCAAATGTTGATAGCCATctcgatgtcgaagtcgatgtcgatatcAATATTGAGATCCCGGAATGTCATGATAAACACGctgagatgcagatgacaTTCTTGATCCAACAAGCGTGCGATTCGATATACAACCAAGGCTACGAATCGCTGAAGATCGTAGCTGGAGACGGGTTGCATCATTGgaatgaagatgggttggTTGCATTGAGAAACAACTTGGAAGTTAGGTTGTCTGGTCTCTTTTCGACTGATATTTTCGACACagaggagaagcaggaggGCGATAGGAAGATACGAGAATGGACGGGAGGATTGAAGATACTAAgcgaagacaaagataaTCATTTGATTCTAGGTCTGAGTTTGCCATGAAAACTAGTCTCAGATTCAGGATGAGAGTATACAGAATATCATCGTAGACGAAGGGGTCTTAAGATTCGGGTAGTAGAGTGAAGATATTCTGTATTACATCTGATATGCATGTAcgcatgtatgcatatactCGCTTTTAGTGTGACGGTGGATTTGGTCCATCTATTCCTCTCCTGGCTTTTGATTCTGGACTTCTCCAACATCTTTTCCATTCACGACGGCTTGCACGGTGGATTTACCAGGAAGCACCATTGTTGGTGGCAAGTGAGtaagagggggaaggagggaggCTGTTGCCTTTCGAGCGTTTTGTTGTAAGACCATACTACAAGTACACCCATAAAGGCATTAGCTTCAGCCAGAAAGGAAAACACTGCGAGATAGCTTACTCCATGATGACAATAGCTGCCATAGTCTCTACAATCGGGACCGCTCGTGGAACCACACAAGGGTCGTGGCGTCCTTTAGCAGCTAAGACACCGTCTGATCCGTCGTATCTTGCTGTAGCTTGTTCTTGCGCGATTGTAGCAGGAGGCTTGAAACCAATTCTACACACCATTTAGACAGCGTCAGCGTCCGTCATTTGCATCCAATGGTCAACAAGATAACAGCGTATAAATGTGTAAACATTTGTAGCGCAGGTCATTGGAAGTCattggaagtggaaggaagGGTAGGCATGCACTCACCTGAAGTAGATATCTTCACCATTCGAAATACCTCCCTGAATACCACCTGACCAATTCGTACTTGTCCTTAGAGTCTTTTCGCCTGTTCGAGGGTCAACGCCCTCGATGAACGGATCATTGTGTATCGAACCTGGGAAAGTGGTTCCTCTGAGTCCTGAGCCGATTTCGAAAGATTTAGTCGAAGGAATGGATAACATGGCATGAGCCAATACAGCTTCTAATTTGTCGAAAGCCGGTTCACCAAGACCCGCAGGAGCATTTCGGATCACACATGTGAGGGATCCTCCGAGAGAGTCATCTTTAGCTTTCGCTGCTCGGATTGTCTACATACAAAAGttcatcagcatcaatgcAGGCGGGGTACAGCAAAGGGAAACAGGTCgacgagactcacctcttccatcttcttacTGGTCTCCTTGTGAGGGCATCTTGTGATTTCCTTATCGACCTCTTCCCGCTTGACAGTCCTCACCAAGTCCATGTATTCTTTACCCaatacctcatcctcctcctcagcgaaaggcaaagctaCTTTTCCGACTGAAGCGACAAAGGCCACAATCTCCACGCCGTAAGCTTCCTTGAGGTACTTCTCAGCAATAGCACCAGCAGCTACCCTTCCAATAGTCTCTCTTGCTGAGGCTCGACCACCTCCCGAAGAAGCTTTCAATCCGTACTTGGCGAGGTAGGTGTAATCGGCATGAGAAGGTCGAGGGTATAAGTCGGTCTCGGCGTAATCGTGTGGACGTTGGTCTTTGTTCTGGACGAGAAGGCCTATAGGTGTACCGAGGGTGACACCGTGCTCGGTACCGGATTGAAGGTGGACTGTGTCGAATTCAGATCGCTAATTCGCAGGCATATCTCGTGAGCTACACGTCCTCCTccaaagtcaagaagaagaaaagaacaGCTCACAGCAGTCGTTATATCACTTTGGCCCGGTCTTCGTCTGGATAATTGAACTTGAATATCCTCTTCAGTCAATTTTAATCCCTTCGAAACCCTCAGGATCAGCTCGGACCAGCGGATTCAGAAAAGTGGGTCGGAACATACGGGAGGTACACCATCGACGATGCAGCCGACAGACTTGCAGTGTGATTCACCATAGGTGTGGACCCTGTAGTTCTGACCGAAAGACGACATgataatgacgatgatggagatgtatgaagagaagagagagaagggagaagagattgagtGTCTTTGTGGACCGGATAATCTaggattttgactttttgaGTCGTCGTTCCAGAGATCCGTGCCTGAATTGGTTCCGTCCACAAATGTTGAAATGTGAGATGTCGATCGGCTCTTCGCTCGATTAGCGGCAACAGATTATatcgctcttcttcgagagtcAGCAAGGATCATCTTACTGTACTTGTAACGTAGAGCTCATTTGACATGGCAAGACCGGGTCAAGCAGCGATGCGGAGGAAAAGAGcaagggaagagatggaagctTCCCCTTCTACCTCGACCGCGAATGGCCAACAAGATCCACATACGACATACGATTATAACGACAACGATGACACTACAGTGGATGGCGCACAAGTCCAGGGTCACGATCAAGGCAACAGAGAAAACCCGAGATTGCAATGCTTGCCTGTCGGGATCCTTCCTGAAGATTTTGATGGTACCCCTCTGGACGGGTCACAGTATTTAGCAATGGCGAATAGGGATAATGCGGATTTACCATTCGCCAAGAGAGTCAGTAATCCCTACAAGGCGGATACGTTCTCAAGGAACGGCCACGCAAGTGCCAGTACTATGATCGGTACGATTACGAGTACAAGCAGTGGATCCAGCTCAAGACATCCTGCTTTACCTAAAGAAAGCTGGGAGACCGTATTTCCGATACATTTCCAAGGTTACAGGAAGGTATGTTCTTagtcttcttctgctctgtGATGAATGACGCGTGTGACCGCTGACATGCGATTTTTACAGCATATACGCTCCCAATTGATCTCGTCCTCATCCCATTCCCTACCGTACCCAGAAGACTACCCACCTTTACCTCGTCCAAGTGTCAGATCGGAATGGTACACACTCATCAATGGGTATCTGCCTTCgacaaaaagcaaaaagggcaaagagaaggCTAAACCCACGCCGATACtcacggaggaagaagccttgAATATCGCTCTCGGGGGAGAAACGAATGTAGAAATGGATCAAGAACAGGTAGAAGCTGAAGTAatagaggaggaagtcatcaagaagaccaGTAGAGGAAATGAGAAAAGGGTAGGCAAGCCTAGAGAGCCATTATTGAGCGTGATCAGGGATCTGACTTCGGTAAGCTTGACTCAATCATCTTGCTTATCATGGGCTGTGACAATCAGGAGGAATGAGGACTGATCCatgttcttccttcttctttatAATCATTGCAGTCACAAGCCTTGACGGTCCTCTCTCATTTTTCCTTGTGGATCACAGAATCGCTCGAGcaatctcctcctcctttaCCCGAATCCCCAGAGCTCTTACCAACAGAACCAAGACCACGGGATCGAGTCATCACCAAACAATCGAGAGAGGCCAAAGTATTCAGTCCCCTGTGTGCCAATTACTTCAACTGGATTTTCAGCTTGCTGCTATTAGTAGACGAGCAACTGCTTTCGGACGATATTTCAACACTGAGAGAACTAGCTCGAGCAGTCATGAAGGTTGCTGGACATCGTTGGATCACAGGTGTTGTGGGCAAAGACATAGGCGAGAACTGGGTGTTAGGGAGTGATTGGAAAGACCAGAATGAACCTCAGAAGCAACCGGATTCAACAATGCAGGTGAACACGAACGATGAGAGCACCAACAACGATAATCGGGTAGATGAGGTTTTGGCTAGAAGCTGGATGATTGTACATGCTATTGCAGCTGGATGGGGACAGAAAGATCTCTTGATGGAATTGGAAAGTCTGTTTGCATAAACTGGAAAAGCGGCTTGCAGAGAGGAGTATATCGAGTATAGGTTGTACAATGCATTACGTGCAAAGTGTGAAAACCAGCAATGGACGGGAATACCAAGAATTGCGCTTGGACCTTCTGTCACCGGCGATCAAGATACAACCATCCTTTACATGTAGCTGCTCCGATCAGATTCTGTCACCTTTCAAACTCCTTTTCGTTCTTCGTCAAAGTGCAACCATCTCCTGATCAATCAAACGTGGTCCACTTCAGTCCTTCATCGTACCAGTACAGTACATGCGCAATGTCCACTCCAACAACTCCTTCTGATCAGTCGCACTACATCCTATACGCCGCTTTCACCTCATCGAATGAACATCGTCTTCCACCCGAGATCGTCTGTCACGTCCTCTCATACCTTGAGCTCGACCGTCAACTTCGTGCCCTCGCAAATATTGCTCAATGCTGCAAATCCCTCTTGGCGGCCGCCTTCCCGTACTTATACACCACCTTCATTATCACTGCGAAATCCAATGACACGATCTTCCCTACCTTCATCGCTCATTTTCGacccgaagaagatgatgcgaGTTGTACCCCAGCCTCTGAGCATCCAACATTCACTCCAATGTCCTTGACTTCGACacccacttcgacctctACTTCTACTGCGGAAGCGCAAAGGCTCATCAAGATCCTGGGAATCACCAAGTCGCTCATTTTCAAACCCTTCGATCCGCAAGAATTCCCAGAATCAATGAAACTCCTCACAAAGCTTACGTCGATCCTCTCGGATCAATCAGATACTTTATTCCCATCGTGCAGATACTTGCAACTACATCTTCCGCATTGGAAGAAATGCGATCAATTCCCTGATCTCCTGAAATTCGTCAGCCATGCTACTGCACCCTCGACGATCTGCGTCAAGTCTCAAAAACTCGATTGTGGCTGTTCGGCCCTGGCTGATTACTTGACTGGGTGCTGGACGAAGAACCCGAATTTGCGAGAAATCATATTTCACGAAGTACAGCATTGCTGCCTCTTACCCGATGCCCGACCAAGAATCCAGATCCGAATATCGTTCCGGGACCACAAATGCAACTATGACCCGCATCGAAGTTATGGACACCTGAAGAAAGAGAATAAGCGATGTCCTCCCGATTGCGATAACGATTGGGCAGAAGTGATCGTCCGTCATCTCCAATCGTACCCAGCCGCAGAAGTCACCACCGAGGATTATCCAATTGCTCAGCAGAGCAGGCAGCTATCAAGACCATTTTCAACAAggtgaagagaaagataCGAAGTCAATCCGATACAGGGGCACATAATTGGGGAAGGGATCCTCAAGTGCGGTCGCAGCTTATCGAAAGGTGGAATAGTCGACTAGACATCGTCCAAGCGCAAGAAGCTATCGCGGAGCCAGTATGCGGTGTCTGTTTAGGTCGGTCTCAACAATTTTCATCTCCAATTTGGGGAATAAAGACGGTATTGATAAACTCTCTTACGCAGAACCAATTTAAGCGTTGCCATCATCAATTATCGAAATCTCGAAATCTGttcatcaaatcagctgaacaCGCAAGATGGCAAGGCCTTCAACCTCCTGAGACTTTCAAGTACATATTTAATCATTTATAGCCAAACGTACCCCTGTCGCCTGACCGCTCAATACAATGCATCCTTTGTACCCTGTCTACTTCTGTAAGATAATTTGGGACATTCAGAGGCGCTTGCCGTCCCACATGAAAGCGTGAaccctcaagctcagcacAATCAAGTGATGAAACAAGGTCACCTCATGTCTGCATACCCAGAATGCTGCCGGACCGAAAGACATTGagttgatctcgtcagctcaagtgTCCTCGAATACCGCCGGGATGACTGGCATCTGGACGAGCAGTACCTCACGAGAGGATGATTAAGAGTGAGCTGAGGTATTGGCCCGGCTGGAGATCACAGCTAATGAGCCTCGCTCAGGTAGATAGGCAAATCTGGCGTCACAGCGAGTCCAGTCTCTCATCGTATTGCACTCGTCTTTCTCGAAACCACCCTATGTAGTACCTTGCAGTCTCCGTCTGTTAGATCCAGCCAGAAGCATCTTGGCCGCGCCCGCGCATTTGTGGGGGATCGAGCTCAAAGCTGCTATGCTGCattctcatcagctgatgcctCGAGCAGCCCCGTTTGTTGAAAGGGATAGAACAGTATACGTACATACTCATACGACAAGCATCAACAAAAACCTTCGCGATACATCGTCCCAGTAGTCTCTCGTACCATATGGGTGCGCAGTAGATTTATGAGCCAGGATGTATGCGCATGCCCAATCTCCTCTGAGTTCTTTCATCGTATCTTTAGTCCAAAGCAGAGGATCCCAGAAATCTCCATACTTGTCATTCTTATCTTGAGTCGCTTCGGGTCCGACCTCTTTGATGATTCTGCAAGATGTGAGCATATCGTTGAAGTGAGGCATGAGGCAGAAAAGTTCGAATCCCTTCTCGGCCCCGAAATGCCCGATCACACCTTTTTCTTCGTTGATCTGACCCAAAAGACCGAGTCCTTCGTGCTTGGTAACGTACTTGAGACACATCTCGAGAGTCTCCTTGAATGTCTTGTACGTCATGTTGGTGAAGTCGATGGTATCATCTTGGAGGGCTTTGATGTGAAGTTTGACTGCGTCGGACGAATGATCGAGGTGCAGATGAGATAGCTGAGCTTCCAATACGGGACTGAAAGATATGTTAGTCACATTCGCAATCGGTCTCGCAAGTGAGATCAGATAATACCACCAAACGACGGTCGCTTACCTGGTCTCTTTGAGGAGTTTACTATCGACTTTGATGGCTCTGCCGTCCGAGGTCAGAACGATCAGGTCCTTCTTACTCTCGAGGAAATCGTTGTCGTGCTTGTAttctttgttgttgattgtgACACTCATTTTGTCTGTTGTATGAAGGTTGCGGAAATCGGCAGATGTTCAGATGCGGTCAAAATTTGACTTGAAGATAATAATATGCATGTAATGACGAGACGGGATAGCTCTTTGGACAAATTGAATTTAAATATGGGCTTG
Proteins encoded in this window:
- a CDS encoding chorismate synthase produces the protein MSSFGQNYRVHTYGESHCKSVGCIVDGVPPGLKLTEEDIQVQLSRRRPGQSDITTARSEFDTVHLQSGTEHGVTLGTPIGLLVQNKDQRPHDYAETDLYPRPSHADYTYLAKYGLKASSGGGRASARETIGRVAAGAIAEKYLKEAYGVEIVAFVASVGKVALPFAEEEDEVLGKEYMDLVRTVKREEVDKEITRCPHKETSKKMEETIRAAKAKDDSLGGSLTCVIRNAPAGLGEPAFDKLEAVLAHAMLSIPSTKSFEIGSGLRGTTFPGSIHNDPFIEGVDPRTGEKTLRTSTNWSGGIQGGISNGEDIYFRIGFKPPATIAQEQATARYDGSDGVLAAKGRHDPCVVPRAVPIVETMAAIVIMDMVLQQNARKATASLLPPLTHLPPTMVLPGKSTVQAVVNGKDVGEVQNQKPGEE